DNA sequence from the Alistipes sp. ZOR0009 genome:
TTGCTACTTGCTCTACTTCATCGGCAAAACTTGCAATAGATTTAGCACCAGCTCCATATTTTTGGGTAAGATTTTTCACCAACACTGCTCCTTTTGCTCCGGCCCAAGTACCTACCGAAACAACTATAGGAATTGTCATGGCGGTTAGCTGCCCATATCTCCAGTATTTTGTAGGAACATCGTCCTTTACATAGTACTTCCACAAAAACTTAGAGGTACTCCCTACCTTTTTTGCCACCTCGGAGGTAATCCTTAATTCAGGTGGAGTTAACTTAGTTAACAACTCGTCAAAGTTATCATCATCATGCTTTTCGCTACTATGATATAGAGAAGAGATATCTTTAAAATAGCCAATGTAGCTATCGTATACTAGTGTTGCACTACCTTTCCCAAGTTGAATTAATCCAGTAACGATGTCTTCAATATTCAGTATGCTACCAAATTCGAATACCATCCCTGCCACATACTGTTCTCCTTTAGTTCTATTTTGAGAAGACTCTTCGCCAAACGAGCATTTGAGAACAGCAAGCATTCCTTGATAAATCGTAGTTCCAACTTCTAAAAGAATCTTGTCTAATGTTGATCCTGTGGTGTATATTTTGGAGCTATGCAACTTCTGAATGGCTTGAGCGACAAGTTCCCGTTGGCAATCTCCATTTACGGCAAGGGTAGACAACCATTCAGGTTGTTCAAAATCGAGCTGTACCTGAATGCTTTTGGTTGCATCATCGTAAATGACCTGTCCAGATGTTCCTTCAGGTTCTTTCTTTTTTAAATCGGCAGCATTTTTTGCATTAGGATTGCTACTATTAATAATATACAGCTTACAGTTATGTCCGAGTGCTTTGGATAAGTCTTCTAGTTTTACCTGAAGTTTTTTCAATTCTTCGCCAGTTAGGAAACTTACCCCTTTGCTGTTAGCTGAATAATCAACAACGTGAGAAAGTTTTTGGCTCTGCTGCTCTTCGCATGTTGAGCAAGGAAGATTTCGGGACGTCTTTATTAAAGATATGCAACTACCACTTATTACTTCGTCTCTTACGGTCCATCCTCCATATGTTCCTTTTAATTGATACTTATACTCCTCAATAGTTACCGTCTGCTTATTGCTAGCACTTTGAATATTGTATCCTCGTTTTATGGTTATAACAGTACCTTCTTTGAAGGAGTTTTTGAAAGGATAATGCTGCTTGTTTTTATTCACATAGCCGGCAAACTTAACTTGGTCTGCCCCCCACAGCTGTTCTGGAATATCTATACGATACTTCACTCCTCCTACTACAAATTCCTTCAGCGAGCCTCTTGGACAACTAATGTTATCTTCAACAAAGCACACTTTAGCATCAACCGGCAAACCAATTGGTTCCCCATTAGGTGCTAAGTAGTAAACAAGAGATTTAGTCGCCCCCAAATCCTCCTCGTCGGCGCCAAAGTTATTATGAGGCACGGGGTGGTGGATATGCTCCCACTGCCAGCGGAATAGCTCGCCGGTTTTGGAGTAGCCCATTAGGTTTTTAGTGTAGGTGTCGTACCCCGGCTCAAGCCACACGTGCTGCAGCTGAAAGGCGCCGTGGCCCAGCTCGTGGGCAATGGTCCAAGCCAGCTCGGAGGCACCCATCCCTGCGCTGCGCACAAAGCCAAAGGGCTTGCCGTAGGGCATGTAGCCATCGAAGGGGGCATTCTCGTCCTCGCCGTTCATGGGGAGCGATACGAGGAATAGGTAGTACACGTTGCTGGTTCCGAGCTTACGGTAGGTTTCGCTTTTGGTAAATGCGCTTCTTATAGATCGCATTCCTGCCGAGTAGCAGCTCATTAGGCTTTTATCCACCTTAAGGGCGTCGCTCACCCCTTCGGGCATGGGGAGCTTAGGCACATCGGTAACCGACACCTCTACACCTGCCTGCCGGTAGATGCGGGCAACCTCCGTTGCAACCTGGGCTGTATGAGCAGAGCCGACATCGCCAACTGGCACCAGTACCACCCTTAGGCTTTTCTTGGCATAGGCATCTATGCTCAGACGTCCAACGGCGTAGGTGCTGTCCCCCTTTTTCATCCAAGCGGTAAGCTCCTGCCGGCTGGCATCTGCACCTCCCATTACCGTAAGGTCTAGCCGATCTTTTTGGGTAGAAGGCGAGGCTGTATAGCGCATTCCGGTAGAAGTTACAAAGCTTAAATCCTTTAGATCGGAGCTAGCGGCATCGCCTTTAAGGCTAACCGAAACCACATCGGTGCTGCCTGCAGCAACCATCTTAGCCGGAACCATTTTCTTACTTCCGCCTACGGTAATCTCGTCGTACTTCTCCTTCCACACCTGCCCGCCTAGCCCGTTAGGGTCGTCGAATCCGTAGCGCTGATTGGTGGCTGCCTCGAAGGCTACCAGCAAGTCGGCGCCACTTAAAACCTGAGGTTTGGCACTTGGCACGCCGCCGCCGCTACCGGTAGCACCACCAGCCGCCTTACCATCGTACATTCCGAGGCTAGTAACGGCACCAGCATCGGATACCGAATAAACCTTACCGCCCGAATCGGCAATAATTATAGGTTTCCCCTCGAATGGTACAATGGTCTCCTGTCCGTCGGCCAAGGTCACCGTTATTTGTTTGTTAGCCGTATCCACCTTTATGGAGGTGGCATCCTTTATTTCCCCATCTATCTTTTTGGTGTCTTCGCTTGCCAGCAAGTCGCCCTTTTTCTCTAAGGTATTGGCGAGCTTTTGATTTTGCTCCTGCAGGCTTTTACTGATAAACTTTTCGATCCCCACAGTGTCGGCAACAAGGCTACCCGAAAGCAGCTCGTACTTCTGGTTTAGGGCAATACCACTAAACTTAAACATAATCTTGCGGCCACCAAAAAACGGGATCGCAGAGGTGGCTTTCCCAGTAAAGGTACCATCACCCTTTGCCTCCTCAACAACAAAAGGAACTCGGTTGGCCGTAAATATATCCCCAACAACGAGCGATGCGAGCTTAGGCGAGTTTGGATCGGGCTTGTAGCTTTCGGTTGGGCCACATTTTGCCTCTGGAATTTTTTGAGTTCTAAATTTTACGACGGGACCAGCCTCTCCGTATTCGGCACCAGTACGAGCAATTCCACGTATGTCGTACTCGGTATCGGGGGTAAGCTGCGATAGGGTTAGCATCTCGTCGTCGGCCTCAATGCTCTGCCACTCGCTGGCACCTGTTTTACGGTACTCCACCTTCATCCCATCTGGAGCATCCAGAGAAGAAACATTTTTCCACGTTACTTCTGCCGCATAGGGAGAGCTTACGCGGGGCTCTATCTCGAAGGTTTTCTTCAGATACTCAACGGCATCTTGCCCGTAGGTGAATGTTCTAACTGGCGAGAATCCATTGTTGGAAAAGAGGGACACTTCACGCCCATTCATATCTTGGGCTAGAGCCTGTATACGCCATGCGTAGCGCTTTCCGCGCGTAAGCTGAGCATTCATGGTGCTGTATGCAAAAGTAGGCATCAGCAGCTCCTGCTCGTAAAGAGGTTCGGAGGAGAGTACCTCCGACTCGGGGGCTCGGTTAAGATCCTGCAGCTCGTACAGTAAAAAGCGATATTTAGTAGGATTCAACCCCGGAAAATTCTGAGCTACCGTCCACGAAAAGAGCTGCGGCAATGCGTAAACTACGGCATTGGGCTGAGGCTGAATTAAAGTTGGAGGGGCACTTTGCTGTACCCAAACAATACACCTTGCCTCATTGCTTATTCGCACCTGTGGTCTGGTAGGATCGTATGCCCATACCAATATTTCGTACGATCCGGGACTTAAAGCCCCGCGACGTTCAAACTCATCCCTATTTGCCCCATTATAGGTTATCCCATCCTGAAATATCGGAGCAAACACCTGCTCTCCAAGCATTACAGGGGTACCGTAATGCAGCATTAAAGGATCGCCCAAATAGTCGGATCGGCGCTCTATTGTTGCGTTATTCCCTTTTATACGAACACCTATCCCAACCTCTAAAGTAGGCTGGTAACGATCGAGTAGCACAATGGAGCCCTTTAATCCATTGGCTTCGTAAAGAGAATGGATAGATCCGGGTAAAGATCCGGGAGCAGTTAAGTTTACTTGAATGGGGTAAAGCTGGGCCCAAACATTTGTCACCACAAGCAACAACCAAACCGCAATTAATACCTTTTTTATAGTACGGTACATCAGATGTATTGTATTATATCGTCTTACTTTTTTTCTATAAAATGCAGGTTATAGCAGCTGCATCACCGCATATTTCGCTAAAAGCTGATGGAGTATGTTGCAATAGCAGTAAGCTCATGCCCCCCCTTTACCTTAGCGGCCGCAAATCTTTTAATAAAAGCCATGCTCCCCGTGAATCTCTGCCTAAAGGAAACAACGCTCTTTCCGGCAGCCTCTCGTTTTTTTTGAGGCGAATAGCTGGCATTTAAAGCCGCATTTAGCACCTTCCCGCCAGCCATACCATTCAGCTCGGTATAGTTGAAACCACACGACAATGCAGAGCTGACCTTCCCTTTGTAGAATTGCTTATTGACAGACACAAATGGGCCATAAGCAAGGTTTTTCATACCTCTACCATTCCCATAAAAACAAGTAAATGATTCGGTAAAGGAGAGCGCTAGCGCCTTTATCGAGTAGGAATGCGACACAGAACCGTTATAGAAGTTGGATAAATTAGAGGTATCCCTATGAATTAGCTTATCGCTACTTCGCTGGTAGCTTCCACTAAACATAACCATCTGCCGCCGCTCCTCGTCCCCCAGCATCCTACTCACCCCCAAAGTGGCCGTTTGATTTACCTGATAGAAGCTGAGGCTATCCATCTCGTCTTTAAAAAAAGGATCATCTTTAGGACGCACCCTTGTAAATCCTGTAAAATTGGAGTAGGAAGAGTTAAAAGACCATTTTTCATTTGGAGCATACGAGGCGTTTAAAGAGCCAACCATTCTTAACTCCGAATTTTGTTCGCGTCCATTTAGGTTGTTACGCTCTACCCCTACATTCGCAGCAAGGTTTATCTTCCCCTCCTTAAGAGAAATGGTTTGTCCAACCGTTAGGTTATCGAAATTATTATTGGCATAGTAGCCTCCTAAAGTTTCGTAGCCTGGATTCACCCGCTCATACTTTAGCTCTGTGGTAGATCGTTCTATTCGATAACCCAAAGAGACGTTGAAAGCGTCGCTACCAATAGTGCTGCTATTTGTTTTTATGGCACTCCCCAACAAAGGGCTCCGGCGAGCAGCTCCGTTGGCTAAAAGATCATTTGTAAGAACGGTTCTACCATACTCCCCATCGAAGTATAGGTTACTCCACAACCGCAGCCTTAGCTGTAAGGTTACAACCAAATTCTGCCGTCCTTTTAATATCGTATCAGAAGGAAGTTTTATGGAATTTAGGTCGTCCTTAGCCGTAAATAGCGAGAGGTTTGCTCCCGTTTCATCTCCCTCGTATCCGAACTTTACGCCATATCCCATACGCTTAAAGCAAGGTGTATTACGAGCTTCTTCATTGTAAGCAACCTTCTCCTTGAGCTGCCCATACATAGCAGCAACTCGCCAAGGGCCTGGTGATAGCTCAAAACCGCCACCCAAAAATGAGTGCCCAGAAAGAGAGTAGTTCGAAAAAGACATGCTTGTATAGCCTCCGTAAAGACGAACCCACTTATACCTAGGTGAGAGCCCTATTCTATTAAATGGCTGAGCATAGCTTAATCGCCTGCTAGAGTAGGCAAAAGAAAGAGGAATACTCCAATCTAAAATGGATATCCCCAAACTCCCTGTCACGGTATACGAAAAAGGATCTCTCTTGCCAGCCCCTTGCCCACTGTAGCTATAACCTGTAAAGGTGGAGTTCAAACTACCTCTGAGCTTTACTGGATTTTTCAGATCAATACTACCTAAATCCTGCGCCATAGAGGCTAAATGAAAGCAAGTAACAGATAAAATCAACAATATCTTTCTCATCTAACAACCACCTTTACCTCTCTATACTCGTTTAGACCATCGGGTACAACCTTCACTATGTACATAGAGTCTCCCCTTTTTTCAAAAACAAGATCTCCTTCATAGTAATCAGCACCCTTTACCCTTATTTGTCGAACCAAAACTCCCAGTATATTATATATAAAAATAGTTGCACCTTTGGGTTCATAAAGCTCCAAGCGATACTTGGAGTATCCATCCGATGGATTCGGGTAAACCAGGAAGTTCTTTATACCCGTTGCCCCTAATACTATTTTTTGACTACCATCATTTAATACCCCATTCTTTACCTCGATGGTCTTTGCAACAGTATAAAGGCAGTCGCCATAGTGCGCCTTCATTACAATCTGGTAAGCCCCTTCGTCCTTAAAAGTTACCAATGGCATTCCATTTTCCTCCCCTACCTGATTAATTGGAATTCCTCCGTTACTCAAATCCCATTCTATTTTATCGGGTTTAGGATTACACAAGTCGACCAATACCAGCTTATCAGCAACCTTAGAGGAGGTTACCACCAAAAAGTTTGTAGAGATAGTTCCTGCTTTTTGCTTTATCGAGACAGAAGAAGATGCCTGACAACCGTTAGCATCAACAACTTTCGCCAAATAATCTCCGGTTGGGGCCGCTTGCGCTAACGAGATATTTTCAAAAGGCCTCTCATTTAAGTAGAAGGAATATGGCATAATCCCTCCTTGAGCATCAAAAGTCACCAGTCCACTTGATTCGCCAGGACATGCGTCTTTCCAATTTATGCTAAACAAAAGTTTTGAAGGTTCCTTTATTGTGGTAAAGAAATCTTTGCTGCAACCCTTAGGTGTAGAAACTACAACACCATAAACGCCTGGCAACAATCCAGGCATCTCGGACGAAGAACTTCCACTTTCATTCCATTTATAGGTATAAGCAACGCCTGTCTTATTGACAATGCTAATACTCCCATCATTCTTTCCAAAACAGCTAACATCTCTAGCATTTAAGGTCACATCGATAGGAATATATTTTGACGTAACGGTAGCACTCGTAGAGGCCAAACATCCATTGGCATCTTTTACTTTAAGCAAATAATCCCCTGTTCCTAAACCTTTGAATACACCTCCTTCGCCATACGTATCATTTGTATTAGCAAACTTAAAGGGGGCAACCCCTCCGTCTACCTGAAGTTCTACAAATCCATCTGATGCATTTGTACACCCTAGATCGAGATTGCTAGCTAAAATTCCGAGTTTAAGTGGAGTTGGTTCTTTTAATTCGACTTGATCAGTAACTACACAACCAAAAGAATCTGTTACCTTAAACTTATAAGCACCAGCTCCTAATGCATCAAACTGATTATCTCGTAAAGAGGTAGAAATTCCATTGTATTCAAAAGTTACATTTGCACCTCCACCCAGCGTTTTTACCTGCAGGTTGCCAGTCTTCGACCCGCTACAGGCTATATTAAATCCACCGGCATATACAGAAGGATGAAATTCGAGACGGAGAGGCTCTTTGGCTCCATCAACAATAAGATCCCCACTATACATTAAAGAACAACCAGTCTCGTCATCCACCAACTTTAACTTATAAGCATCTGGAGATAACTCAACCTTATCTTTAAAGAGGCTAAAATAATCTTTCACCCCTACATAAAGGCTCAACTGTCCACTCCCTCCTTCTGCCGCAGCTTCTAATGAACCTTTTGTTCCAAAACAAACCTCATCCTTTACAATAGCCTTAGTAATCTTCGGCATAGTTAGGATTTTCACCTCGTTCGTATAATCTGTACAACCATACTTTGTATCCTCCATTCGAAATCGATATAGCCCAGGATCAACAGGAATTGCTACGTTAGAGACATTACCTCCAACCTCAACACGAGTAGTATTATTCCAACCTCCATCCTGCAAACTCTTATTCTCAAGATCTAAATGGAAAGAACGCTCTCCTACAGCAAACTGACCTTTAACTTCGGCTCGATTATTTACGCAAGGATGCTGAACGTCTAGCACATAGTTTAGCGGAGCAAGAGTCTTTATTTCAAGATTGTCAGATTGAGCCATGTCGCTGCTTGCACAGTATTGCTTTGTATTCTCCACAACAACTTTGTAGTTACCAGCCCCATACTTTTCAAACATGACAGGTTCGTTTACCATATTCTTTTTCTCTACCCTTTCGCCATTTCTATATAAGTTTACCGTATAGAGGTTATCTCCAGTAAGATTCGTAGGTTTTACCGTTATTCTCCCCGAATTGCTATTAAAGCATGTGGGGTCTACAGATCCTTTAATGGCTATTGGCAGAGGATCGCTTATTTCCACTGAAGTATAGTACGAAAACTCACCAGAGGTCACCTCCATGTCGTATAGACCTTTGCTTAACCCCTCAAAAACCATATTCTTAAATGGAATCACCTGTCCATTCCTCTTCAAACGGTAAGTATACTCACCTTGTGGATTTACAATGGTAATCCTTCCATCGTTTCCTCCAAAGCAGGTCGGGTTAACTGCATTTTTTTCAAAACGAATTCCGCTACCAACCCCTTCAAAGGTATAGGTCGAGTTTGCCTCACAGCCAAGCATGTCTGTCATTGTCGCCCTAAAATCGCCAGTTTTCGAAAAGCGGTACTCTACTGGAGTATTGGCTGAAATAGGTTTTCGTGGGGTATTTTCTACATTATTGAGCACAAACGAGTAGGGGGCATAGCCTCCAACACCCTTTACTACTAATAGATTCTCGGTAACCTCTGAGTTTTGCTTCTGCTCCTTCCTATCCAAAAGAATACGAGGTTCGTCTGCAGCCTGATTGAGGGTAATTTCGGGAGAAACCATTACACATTGCTTTTCATCAGCAACTTCAAAGATGTAACTTCCGGCACTCAACTTATCAAATACGGGCGTGCTGCCCCATTTCTCCGCTCCCTTA
Encoded proteins:
- a CDS encoding polymorphic toxin-type HINT domain-containing protein, which codes for MYRTIKKVLIAVWLLLVVTNVWAQLYPIQVNLTAPGSLPGSIHSLYEANGLKGSIVLLDRYQPTLEVGIGVRIKGNNATIERRSDYLGDPLMLHYGTPVMLGEQVFAPIFQDGITYNGANRDEFERRGALSPGSYEILVWAYDPTRPQVRISNEARCIVWVQQSAPPTLIQPQPNAVVYALPQLFSWTVAQNFPGLNPTKYRFLLYELQDLNRAPESEVLSSEPLYEQELLMPTFAYSTMNAQLTRGKRYAWRIQALAQDMNGREVSLFSNNGFSPVRTFTYGQDAVEYLKKTFEIEPRVSSPYAAEVTWKNVSSLDAPDGMKVEYRKTGASEWQSIEADDEMLTLSQLTPDTEYDIRGIARTGAEYGEAGPVVKFRTQKIPEAKCGPTESYKPDPNSPKLASLVVGDIFTANRVPFVVEEAKGDGTFTGKATSAIPFFGGRKIMFKFSGIALNQKYELLSGSLVADTVGIEKFISKSLQEQNQKLANTLEKKGDLLASEDTKKIDGEIKDATSIKVDTANKQITVTLADGQETIVPFEGKPIIIADSGGKVYSVSDAGAVTSLGMYDGKAAGGATGSGGGVPSAKPQVLSGADLLVAFEAATNQRYGFDDPNGLGGQVWKEKYDEITVGGSKKMVPAKMVAAGSTDVVSVSLKGDAASSDLKDLSFVTSTGMRYTASPSTQKDRLDLTVMGGADASRQELTAWMKKGDSTYAVGRLSIDAYAKKSLRVVLVPVGDVGSAHTAQVATEVARIYRQAGVEVSVTDVPKLPMPEGVSDALKVDKSLMSCYSAGMRSIRSAFTKSETYRKLGTSNVYYLFLVSLPMNGEDENAPFDGYMPYGKPFGFVRSAGMGASELAWTIAHELGHGAFQLQHVWLEPGYDTYTKNLMGYSKTGELFRWQWEHIHHPVPHNNFGADEEDLGATKSLVYYLAPNGEPIGLPVDAKVCFVEDNISCPRGSLKEFVVGGVKYRIDIPEQLWGADQVKFAGYVNKNKQHYPFKNSFKEGTVITIKRGYNIQSASNKQTVTIEEYKYQLKGTYGGWTVRDEVISGSCISLIKTSRNLPCSTCEEQQSQKLSHVVDYSANSKGVSFLTGEELKKLQVKLEDLSKALGHNCKLYIINSSNPNAKNAADLKKKEPEGTSGQVIYDDATKSIQVQLDFEQPEWLSTLAVNGDCQRELVAQAIQKLHSSKIYTTGSTLDKILLEVGTTIYQGMLAVLKCSFGEESSQNRTKGEQYVAGMVFEFGSILNIEDIVTGLIQLGKGSATLVYDSYIGYFKDISSLYHSSEKHDDDNFDELLTKLTPPELRITSEVAKKVGSTSKFLWKYYVKDDVPTKYWRYGQLTAMTIPIVVSVGTWAGAKGAVLVKNLTQKYGAGAKSIASFADEVEQVAKIEPATKTLDDLVKEYGCFTATTPVQTAHGAVPIASITDADQVLSYNHQTGKTELKRIFNIKRHVVKGLLLLGLSTGQTVEATPNHPFYVGGSYREAATLHVGDTLKAANGSAVILQSVARKDTLATVYNFTVADNLNYFVGEPGVLVHNSCAMDMLEQTRYKALKEGVNTLDDDLKGAIMVDLKNADAKLYDALNADGGVDAWKNIRKYHSVLAKSPEALEAFMKLKKNASFSKMGLTDDMVGKIAGWGWGEEGVKVGYAEILNNMDGFISFTAKNNVSCPDFSKFFSTFTKNSKTNKQAIFWILEDIQKDAATFASKTVNREVRVAKFSGEDGFIDIVVKKSGADDLLIEYKWYESGDIPKGLFLDEFVNRDLNNITNLKNLQWRIKGQKLTKEKVMEYLGSSEGREVLKKLGYEKVRSLLAKDDFITELNYVDRFINNLRNDIVFNLIFQ